In one window of Pieris brassicae chromosome 10, ilPieBrab1.1, whole genome shotgun sequence DNA:
- the LOC123715316 gene encoding uncharacterized protein LOC123715316 isoform X1 yields the protein MSAQKCVVEGCNLEYDVVCSFSFYNVNTSSEVDEKRQDWIEGAMHEESECLWRHVNLQLCGYHFELDSQGLWIDSPMLPELLSPQEQAAMRQTPEEKKAAEIIRVEHNYSMEACKQEPESISRLNVRQLVDTLGYLSLKNLQKKQLWVVKVESDKAEASITQSEQVITKMQDPKQIIEIIPQTSQSVDNSLQNQTEVLQMIDDGTIGDNFIYEIAEEQEISMDEVKEIPAAENQEWTVNIIPDDSKPKYAYIKHCNSGKKKRHFTSEMNTISLQGDFENYYILPDVDPSVGVEITTSYDQENYIVEEYPHLVLEERPRKRDPERKRKKKTPPTVRQQVKQIKTEIGEDWVIDSNIYEEQDEEYDDKKAARVRRKNKKYLGYDFVT from the exons ATGAGTGCCCAGAAATGCGTTGTTGAGGGCTGCAACTTGGAATATGATGTAGTGTGCAGTTTCTCCTTCTACAA tGTTAACACCTCATCAGAAGTGGATGAGAAGCGACAGGACTGGATCGAGGGGGCGATGCATGAGGAGAGTGAGTGTCTCTGGCGACATGTTAACTTACAGTTGTGTGG gtATCACTTTGAGTTGGACTCTCAGGGCCTTTGGATAGACTCACCAATGCTACCTGAGCTCTTGTCGCCTCAAGAACAAGCTGCCATGAGACAAACCCCCGAAGAGAAAAAAG CCGCGGAAATAATTCGTGTGGAACACAATTATAGCATGGAGGCTTGTAAGCAGGAGCCGGAGTCTATTTCTCGTCTGAATGTCAGGCAATTGGTTGATACACTCGGTTATCT ATCACTTAAGAACCTACAGAAGAAGCAATTATGGGTGGTGAAAGTGGAAAGTGATAAAGCTGAAGCCTCCATCACTCAGTCGGAGCAGGTCATCACTAAGATGCAAGATCCTAAACAGATTATAGAG ATAATCCCACAAACATCTCAATCAGTAGACAACAGTCTTCAAAACCAGACTGAAGTGCTTCAAATGATAGACGATGGCACAATCGGAGATAACTTCATATATGAGATTGCTGAAGAACAAGAGATATCCATGGATGAAGTGAAGGAAATACCGGCTGCTGAGAATCAG gaGTGGACTGTTAACATAATACCGGACGACTCTAAACCCAAATACGCGTACATCAAACATTGCAACTCGGGCAAGAAGAAGCGACACTTCACATCAGAAATGAATACCATCTCTTTACAAG GTGACTTCGAAAACTACTACATACTCCCCGATGTAGACCCTTCAGTTGGTGTTGAAATTACTACGAGCTATGACCAGGAAAATTACATAGTCGAAGAGTATCCCCACTTGGTCTTAGAGGAGCGACCACGAAAACGTGATCCCGAAAGAAAgaggaaaaaaaaaactccccCTACCGTCAGACAGCAAGTAAAGCaaataaaaactgaaattgGTGAAGACTGGGTAATTGACAGTAATATATATGAGGAGCAAGATGAAGAATATGATGACAAGAAAGCGGCCAGGGTGaggagaaaaaataaaaaatatttaggctATGATTTTGTCACATAG
- the LOC123715423 gene encoding 60S ribosomal protein L4, protein MSLSVARPLVSVYSEKSEVVKDASLPLPFVFKAPIRPDLVNDVHVSMSKNARQPYSVSKEAGHQTSAESWGTGRAVARIPRVRGGGTHRSGQGAFGNMCRGGRMFAPTKPWRRWHRRVNLRQRRAAAAAAVAAAGVPALVQARGHVIEKIPELPLVVSDKVQEIKKTKEAVIFLRRVKAWSDVLKVYKSQRLRAGKGKMRNRRRVQRKGPLIVYFKDQGLSKAFRNIPGVEMLNVNKLNLLKLAPGGHVGRFIIWTRSAFERLDALFGSWKTPSKLKKNFNLPQPKMANTDLTRLLKSDEIRKVLRPANKRVEHAQRKLNPLTNTRAMLRLNPYAAVLKRKAILDQQRRRNIRAITLAQKRGVQLPEDDVAVKGEKLREKRLKSIKLARSKLPKKPVAKKTPPPPPKKKAEKTEKKEKKVPAKK, encoded by the exons ATG AGTCTATCAGTTGCCCGACCACTTGTGTCGGTTTATTCAGAGAAAAGTGAGGTGGTCAAAGATGCCTCTCTTCCACTTCCATTCGTTTTCAAGGCACCCATCCGCCCAGACCTTGTTAATGATGTCCATGTCTCAATGTCCAAGAATGCTAGACAACCCTATTCCGTTAGCAAGGAAGCTG GTCACCAGACAAGTGCTGAGTCATGGGGTACAGGTCGTGCTGTAGCCCGTATTCCCCGTGTCCGTGGTGGTGGTACTCACAG GTCTGGCCAGGGAGCATTCGGTAACATGTGTCGTGGAGGTCGTATGTTTGCGCCGACCAAGCCATGGCGTAGGTGGCACCGCCGCGTAAACCTACGTCAGCGTAGGGCTGCTGCCGCCGCCGCTGTTGCCGCTGCAGGAGTTCCCGCGCTGGTTCAGGCTAGag gTCACGTGATCGAGAAGATCCCAGAATTGCCCTTGGTAGTATCTGACAAGGTGCAAGAAATCAAGAAGACCAAGGAAGCCGTGATCTTCCTAAGACGCGTCAAGGCCTGGTCTGACGTGCTTAAG GTGTACAAATCGCAACGTCTCCGCGCAGGAAAAGGTAAAATGCGCAACCGTCGTCGCGTACAACGCAAGGGGCCATTGATTGTATATTTCAAAGATCAG GGTCTTAGCAAAGCCTTCAGAAACATCCCTGGTGTTGAGATGCTTAACGTAAACAAGCTGAACCTGCTTAAACTTGCCCCTGGTGGCCATGTTGGCAGATTCATCATTTGGACCCGTTCTGCTTTTGAGAGGCTAG ATGCCCTCTTTGGTTCATGGAAGACCCCATCCAAGTTGAAGAAGAACTTCAACCTGCCTCAGCCTAAGATGGCCAACACTGACTTGACCAGACTGCTTAAATCAGACGAGATCAGAAAAGTCCTCAGACCAGCCAA CAAACGCGTGGAACATGCCCAGCGTAAGCTGAACCCTCTGACCAACACACGCGCGATGTTGAGACTTAACCCTTACGCTGCTGTACTCAAGAGGAAAGCTATCTTGGACCAGCAGAGGAGAAGGAATATCAGAGCTATTACACTCGCTCAAAAGCGTGGT GTTCAACTGCCTGAAGACGACGTGGCTGTGAAGGGAGAAAAGCTCCGTGAGAAGCGCCTTAAATCTATCAAATTGGCACGTTCCAAGCTACCCAAGAAGCCCGTAGCTAAGAAGACCCCGCCACCACCTCCTAAAAAGAAGGCAGAAAAGACCGAAAAGAAGGAAAAGAAAGTGCCGGCTAAGaagtaa
- the LOC123715316 gene encoding uncharacterized protein LOC123715316 isoform X2, with protein MSAQKCVVEGCNLEYDVVCSFSFYNVNTSSEVDEKRQDWIEGAMHEESECLWRHVNLQLCGYHFELDSQGLWIDSPMLPELLSPQEQAAMRQTPEEKKAAEIIRVEHNYSMEACKQEPESISRLNVRQLVDTLGYLSLKNLQKKQLWVVKVESDKAEASITQSEQVITKMQDPKQIIEIIPQTSQSVDNSLQNQTEVLQMIDDGTIGDNFIYEIAEEQEISMDEVKEIPAAENQEWTVNIIPDDSKPKYAYIKHCNSGKKKRHFTSEMNTISLQGDFENYYILPDVDPSVGVEITTSYDQENYIVEEYPHLVLEERPRKRDPERKRKKKTPPTVRQQVKQIKTEIGEDWVIDSNIYEEQDEEYDDKKAARVYLNDFSTNV; from the exons ATGAGTGCCCAGAAATGCGTTGTTGAGGGCTGCAACTTGGAATATGATGTAGTGTGCAGTTTCTCCTTCTACAA tGTTAACACCTCATCAGAAGTGGATGAGAAGCGACAGGACTGGATCGAGGGGGCGATGCATGAGGAGAGTGAGTGTCTCTGGCGACATGTTAACTTACAGTTGTGTGG gtATCACTTTGAGTTGGACTCTCAGGGCCTTTGGATAGACTCACCAATGCTACCTGAGCTCTTGTCGCCTCAAGAACAAGCTGCCATGAGACAAACCCCCGAAGAGAAAAAAG CCGCGGAAATAATTCGTGTGGAACACAATTATAGCATGGAGGCTTGTAAGCAGGAGCCGGAGTCTATTTCTCGTCTGAATGTCAGGCAATTGGTTGATACACTCGGTTATCT ATCACTTAAGAACCTACAGAAGAAGCAATTATGGGTGGTGAAAGTGGAAAGTGATAAAGCTGAAGCCTCCATCACTCAGTCGGAGCAGGTCATCACTAAGATGCAAGATCCTAAACAGATTATAGAG ATAATCCCACAAACATCTCAATCAGTAGACAACAGTCTTCAAAACCAGACTGAAGTGCTTCAAATGATAGACGATGGCACAATCGGAGATAACTTCATATATGAGATTGCTGAAGAACAAGAGATATCCATGGATGAAGTGAAGGAAATACCGGCTGCTGAGAATCAG gaGTGGACTGTTAACATAATACCGGACGACTCTAAACCCAAATACGCGTACATCAAACATTGCAACTCGGGCAAGAAGAAGCGACACTTCACATCAGAAATGAATACCATCTCTTTACAAG GTGACTTCGAAAACTACTACATACTCCCCGATGTAGACCCTTCAGTTGGTGTTGAAATTACTACGAGCTATGACCAGGAAAATTACATAGTCGAAGAGTATCCCCACTTGGTCTTAGAGGAGCGACCACGAAAACGTGATCCCGAAAGAAAgaggaaaaaaaaaactccccCTACCGTCAGACAGCAAGTAAAGCaaataaaaactgaaattgGTGAAGACTGGGTAATTGACAGTAATATATATGAGGAGCAAGATGAAGAATATGATGACAAGAAAGCGGCCAGG gtgtatttaaatgatttttcaaCGAATGTCTAA
- the LOC123715338 gene encoding uncharacterized protein LOC123715338, with amino-acid sequence MENRNLQINLEDNNPTTSQEIQTTQDNDDSSIVSNELVTNTIDFTSTETEQTMSHTLPNHNVEILPISKQPTTSIPLLIFSRPTSVVMQNPVAPSFNSSIKNKTIIKSETIPNQPQTLFLLTLAKLNESSISLAFANNKKISELLSNTLKKEYTCNLPELSPPDSITSAPPSYSFVLRQMNARRRPRLMGTFIPSPSFVTHPPPPNYAAAFDIYLGSTLPTPTTRVYHFGFTSMPVICTECGYTGMTMVRTKVTLCTHLCAFVLCIFCCWICAPLPYVLRSCKDVYHYCRNCRNYLGMYCPTNPDNHSYS; translated from the coding sequence atggAAAATAGAAATCTACAGATAAATTTAGAAGACAACAACCCTACCACATCGCAAGAAATTCAAACTACGCAAGATAATGACGACTCGTCGATAGTTTCGAATGAATTGGTTACTAATACAATTGACTTCACATCCACTGAGACTGAGCAAACGATGTCTCATACGTTACCAAATCATAATGTGGAAATATTACCAATTAGTAAGCAGCCGACGACTTCAAtaccattattaatttttagtagACCAACGTCGGTGGTAATGCAAAACCCAGTGGCACCATCATTTAATAGCAgtataaagaataaaacaattataaaatctgaAACCATTCCTAATCAGCcacaaactttatttttactaacttTGGCAAAGTTAAATGAAAGTTCTATTAGCTTAGCTTTcgctaataataaaaaaattagcgAATTACTTAGTAATACCCTCAAAAAGGAATATACATGTAATTTACCAGAGCTTTCACCACCTGACTCCATAACAAGCGCACCTCCTTCTTATTCTTTTGTTCTACGCCAAATGAATGCTAGACGAAGACCCAGACTTATGGGAACGTTTATTCCATCACCTTCTTTTGTTACACATCCTCCTCCTCCGAATTATGCTGCtgcttttgacatttatttgGGTAGTACTTTACCGACTCCGACCACTCGAGTTTATCATTTTGGATTTACTTCGATGCCTGTAATTTGTACAGAATGTGGATATACAGGAATGACTATGGTTAGGACAAAAGTAACATTATGTACACATTTGTGTGCATTTGTcttgtgtatattttgttgCTGGATTTGCGCACCTCTTCCGTATGTTTTACGTTCTTGTAAAGATGTATATCACTATTGCAGAAATTGTCGTAACTATTTAGGTATGTACTGCCCGACAAACCCAGATAATCATTCATATTCGTAA